Below is a genomic region from Brassica rapa cultivar Chiifu-401-42 chromosome A08, CAAS_Brap_v3.01, whole genome shotgun sequence.
TCTCTTCTTGCTCTCTTTGTCTTATCTGCTACTTGCAAGTAATTTAAGTGGTGAGAACTGATGTTGCTTCAGTTAAAAGCAATCCGAGAAGAGAGTACTCGAAAAGGGCAAGGCGGGTTATCACTAACGGCGGAGGTATTCAAGATGATCCCATCGCTGAATATGATTGAACTAAGAAAATCACATGGCGATTCATCTCTATATAAACAGGTAATAATACAGTCTTCTTGTATAAGTTATATGGCACGTCTATGTTTCTACAATCATGACCTAAAACAGCTTATTGTTTATGGGTTGGCGCAGTTGTGCGAGAGATTACTAAACGAATTTGACGCATCATCCCAAAGATGAAGAACAAAGGGTTGCTGCAAATCAGACAAAACCGCATCATCTCCTCACTGCTTAACACACACACAGAAAAGAAAGACGAAAGCTTAAAAAGGAGTACTACAATattactctctctttttttttttgtcacaaatactACAATATTACTCTAAAGTCGTATTAGTTAGATGATCTTACATAGATGTTCCAAAACAACAAAGCAGCTAAAGAGAATCTGAAACTAAAACAGCGCAAGGGTAAGAGAGTCTGAAACTAAACCAGATGATATTACTAAGAGTTCATCATGTTATATCTACCACCATGTTGATAACTAGCTcatcctgcaaaaaaaaaaaaaaaaaaggttggaAGTTCTGTTAGGAgatacaattacaactacaaaAATCTATTAGATCACAATACCTGTAATACGGGGGTGTACACTGTACAGGAGGGATCATCGGACCACCTCCATTAACCATAGAAGCAGCAGCTCTCTCAGGATCATCGGAAGACCAAAGCCAAGTCACGTTGGCAATGGGGTAGACGCTTGGTGAGGAGCTTTCAGGTAGGGCTAACATCATAAAGATATCCCTTCTCCATTCTTTAATCGCACCCATCACATCATAGTTTCCAGAAATGACCAATATGTTGGCCCTGTTGGCAAGCGCTTTCATGGTGATCTCCATGACCAAAAAAGTGGCAGCTTGAtctgacaaaagaaaaaaaacagttacTAATAATCGGctttagataaataaaaaaaaaacaactcaaTTAGGTATCAAATAAAGAAAGTGGAGGGTGAGAAAGATTTTTAACCAGCCAAGTCACGGTCTGGTCCTCGAGTATGATAATCTGGCATGGGTGAGAGTTCGATCTCATCAGGGAGCATGGTAATGGCTTCATGTTTGTCTCCGGTGGCGGTTCCAACCGCAATCAGTTTCCCTTCAATAAAGAAATCAGGATTGCATCGTTTGAGGGCAGTTTCAATGCTCGTTTTGAGACTCCAAAGATCGTAGCCATGGGGGATCCAATAATATTGGTAGTCCCAGATGACAGTAACACCCGCAGGGGAACTCATAACTATCCTCCTGTAAGATGAAGTTCTACAACAATCAGACCAAATAATCAAGAGAAGGCCATTCATTAATCATCTAATCTTTTAGCTAAACGAGAATCCAAAATCCCCTAGAAACAATAATGTAATCCAAAAACcctacattttaaaaaaaatcacgaaAGTCAGATTTCAACAGTTTACTTGTCTTTTGTCAGTGACCAAATCGATCTCAACCGAATCGTTCCGAGCAACGAGAAAGAGTGCGAAGAAGAGAATCAAATCAAATGGAGCAAAGAAAAAGACTTACGCTTCTTTCTGTGACTGACCCAGAAGAGACCTCGCAAGCAGAGTGTGGCAaagatatgtttttttcttttcttttcccttTTTAATTTAGATTTGGACGGCAAAAATATGTTTCACGAGCCGGATGAAAAAGTCATtaattaaatgttttgtttcaataaagggcgggtatatttaaattttaattttctttattatttcaaagaatttaaattttatatttgtatttaatactgattaaatttaatatattctttgttaactatattaaatatttcaaattgcATAACTAACTATACACTTGTACCATATGTATtccaaaaattatttataaattttattgatatagcTTGCaacatagtatatttttttaatagttacaTAATTATAACCTATATCAACTCTTATTGCTCACATTATATTACTAAACTTATATTaggttttataaaaataagtaccaaattatagaaattattttgtttgaaaaaaatatagattaatcttaTCTTATTAAACATCAATTAGGCAATAAATCTTAatcaaaatctattaaaatatagtagCAATTTAAAAAGCCCATTGAGATACAAATTGCAACAAATTATTAGATTTTTAGATTAAAAACGAGGTCCAACTGTCTAAGATCCAAGCTTAATTTTTCTCCGaccaatgaaaaatatatatatagtattttctTTCTATTAATAGCACAATTGTAACTAAACCGTCTTCATCCTAAAAAGGCTTTAAGGTTCCTGCAACTTTCTCCATGGTTGTCATCCAAATTTCTTCAACAACGATTATAACTTAGCCTTTGTCTTATTGTTTTCTCATCAAATATACCGATCTGGTAGCCAGTATACGATTGCTATCATTCAAATTTTGGCTGCAACTGGAATGtatttttttggaataaaaattTCCTGAATGCTTCATTCATGTGCATTCCAAAAAAATTTCACCagttacaattaaaaaatgGAATGTGTATTCCATTTCATTCCATAACATTTCATACCAttccagaaaaaaaattaactatcaTTTGAAAAATCATTCCAAATCAAAAACGTTTTAGAATAAGTGGAATGCTGATTCCATTCCATTAAATTCCAGAAATTATAATTCATATTCCATACATTCCTTCTAGTTGTCACCAGTTACAccctttatttttaaaatgatctTTTTTTATGAAACAATTTGTTAGCTGAGATTAAATTGATTCATTCATTTATAACTATGAAGAATCTTTCGCTTGTTCGAGAAaatgattttgaaaaatttaattgaaCAAAGGATTTGTTAGCcaagaaacatttttttataaccaTAAAAGGAAGTGAAAGAACTTGGGTCCCACCCCGTATCGTACGCTTCTTAGGCTATCAACATTGGTTTACACTTTCAACATCCTCCACATCATCTTCTCTCACTTCCACATCATCTTCTCTCTCTTATATCTAATAATTCAACACCCACCCACTTACAATGGTTTGTTGAATTTTATTTACACACTCTACCCTACAATTtgttttcactaattttgtttttcatatgttttgtaatatatattaacaataattcaataaaatcaaattaaaatattttagaatcaaacaaatgttttaaataatttttttaatttttaaatttaatataaaataaaatatttaaggggaaaaataaataaaaactttattaaaatcaataaaattacaagaaaataaaatataatacaatacaTTAATAAGCAGTTTAATTAGTGCAATAAACTCAATCGACAAACTTAAAAATCTCTTCAACCATGAAACATTCCAAACTTTTCCCATATGTGTTTGACTAAATCTACTTGCAATTCATGATGCACATTGGAATCACGCAATTCCGATCTAGCACGTACATGATTTGCAAATGCAGGTAGCACTTCAGTCGAGAATGGTTGTGGTGCATTAGATCCACTTGCCTCAGATTGATCATAGTCAGTCCAGTGTTGAGCATATGTATCTCGTTCATCTTCAACAATCATGTTATGCAATATGATACATGACCTCATTATAATAGCCAAATCGGAAATGTCCCACATGCGAGCTGGTTCATGAATGATTTTACATCGAGACTGCAACACTCGAAATGCACGTTCGATGTCCTTCCGGCAACCCTCTTTGAACTTGTGCAAATAACTTGTTCGGTTCACTTTGAGGAAGCCTAATCGATTTGATGAAAGTAGGACAAGAAGGATAGATACTGCCAGCTAGATAATACGCCATATTATACGGACATTGGTTCACGAAGAAGTTCAATCTTGGAGTATTTTCTTGTTCAACATCATCGAACACTGGTAAACGATCTAGAACGTTTATATCGTTTAATGTGCCGGTACATCCAAAAAAAGCATGCCAGATCCATAGATCATGGGATGCAACTGCTTCAAGAATAACAGTGGTGGTTCCCTTATCTCCGTGAGTAAATTGTCCTTTCCACGCTGTAAGACAATTTTTCCATTCCAGTGCATACAATCAATACTCTCAATCATCCCCGGAAACTCTCGTTTTTCACTAACATGCAAAATTCTTTGCAGATACACTTACTCATACAATTATATGATTCCCTTACAGAATCTACACAAGCACTCCAAAGCTGTAGTACCTCCAATTTTGATGTATTCATCCACCACGTCGGCTGCAACACCATATGCTAACATTCGCATGGTCGTGGTACATTTTGCTAATGGAGATATACCTTCTTTATTAGCTGCGTCAAATCGCTGGGTGAAGTAGTCGTCACTGCTTGATAGATCCAAAACAACCCGGAGAAAAACATGTTTTCGCATCTGGAATCGTCGACGAAACATTGCATCATCATATGTATGTTGATTGGAAAAGTAGTCGTCAATCAGCCTTTGATTTGCAGCTGCATGATCTCTCTTGAAGTATCTTCTCTTGTTACTAGATGGATAATCTTGCTCTATTTTTTGTCGACGCTCTCTAAAGTGGTTTAGGATATACCTCTCTTCAATTTCAGACTGTCTTTTGTAAGCTTCGATATCAAAATCAAATTCTGATGGATTCATTGAGATTGTTTTAGTaagttgaaatttattttattgatacaTAAATGGAAGAAATGAGTTCTTATTTATAGGAAAATGGAACCAAAAAATTGAGTGGTTGGAGGAAAGCATTATAAAAGCATGGTGAGTGGTTGGAGGATAAGATTGACGAAAGTCACGGGCATTTGACATCATTATTAAAGTTCGGTGAGTGGTTGGAGGATAAGATAGATGAAAGTCACGGGAACTTGACCAAATTATTAAAGTTTGGTGAGTGGTTGGAAGCTAAGATAGATGAAAGTCACGGGCACTTGACCACATTATTAAAGTTTGGTGAGTGGTTGGAAGATAAGATAGATGAAAGTCACGGGCACTTGACCACATTATTAAAGTTTGGTATAAGATAGATGAAAGTCACATGCACTTGACAGTACTATTAAAGTTTGGTGAGTGATTGATAGATAAGATAGATGAAAGTCACGGGCACTTGAAAGAATTATTAAAGTATGTCGAGTGGTTCAAGGATAAGATTCTACAGATAAAAGCTGAAAGATACATAttacattattaaaatataacatgacaaacaaacattattaaaatagaagatGACAAACAAACATTATTAAAGCATGAAGTGATGTGATACAGACAACCACTTGtgattataactaatttttaaataattcgtCGCTCAACTGTTTGAACAGCTCTTTGCTCTGGTCACTGAGATGTTGCCTTTCACTTAGCTTCAaccacatcttcatcttcttagTCCGAATTTTTTCTTTCATCAGCTGGTTTGCTTCTTCTTGCCTTTGTATTGCCTCTTTTTGCCTTTTGTTTAACTCCTCTTGCAACATGGCTATTTTTTCCAAGTGTTCCAGCTCTTGCGTCTTGATTTGTTTGAATTCAATAAAAtcttcatttattattttttctgtgTCCAAATCAAATGAAACAAGTCACTATTTATAGagtatgaaaaatgaaaaattttgatgtaaaaatatattttttaaaaataaaaatttaagagATAATTGATTTGAAATAATAGAGAGAAAAAACAAATCAGAAATTTCACTTACCAGTGTTTTAGTGACAAGTGGCTTTTGGGGGGTCTATTTTGTCTTATCTTTAACGATTCAACAATGTTGAATTATTTCAACTATGTTGAATGCACTTAAGATTCAATTGTCTTTTCAATACTCCATTGCACCTTTTCAACTATTGAATCAAAAAATTCAATAGGCCATTGTAAGTAGTCTTATcttacaaaaataaagaaaactagGTGTTATGCACGCATAAtgttcttataaatatttatctatttataactattaaatcaaaactaacataataaattattaattatttcttaaaaaagataaatcaaacactaaaatttatattttataataaaaataaatattttcatatacaaacacaacatatttatgaattatcttatgttttaaaaatatattttatttgaaaattttattatatttacttatagtcaattatctaatataacatataaataaaatattattaatatatattcattaatttttatcaaaatatataaatggttattgttgtgttaaattttaaaaatattcatatattagaattattttagaaaatcattagcatgtaattataaattgttttatatctaactataaattttataataaaatattattttcagataacaatataacatatctaagaattatcttatgttttaaatcgtgtttttatttttgaaaattttattatatttatttatagtcaattatctaatataatatataaatataatattattaatattaattcgtttataattatttatattttagataattcttattgttattaattttaatcacttattaaatcagataattttttttgactaatttatataatttatttattaagaatataaacgatttattattagttttaatcactttttaatagatagatttgaaattcgtttttattttttgattaatttatttattgtgtcCACCACTTTCAGGTCTTGGCTAGCAAAACCAAGATCTACATGGTCCTTGAATGTGTCACTGGAAGAGACTTATTTGACAGAATTGTAAGATTCATGTATACAgtgagttgttttttttttgtgtaaatgAACAGTGACAGTTTCGTCGGTTAACCAAAGGTTGGTTTATATAAACATGCTATGTTCATTCTCAGGTCTCCAAAGGAAAACTTTCAGAAACAGAAGGAAGAAAAATGTTTCAGCAGTTGATTGATGGAATAAGCTATTGTCATAACAAGGGCATTTTCCACAGGGATCTCAAGGTCTGTGTGTACACGTTTTTagaaaaacttcaaactttgttTGTAGTATTCAGACACATGTTCTGATACCAAGGTTTCTGTTTTGAAGCTAGAGAATGTTCTTCTTGATGAAAATGGGCACATTAAGATCACTGATTTTGGCGTTCGTGCTGTGCCTCAGCATTTTAGGGTAATATCCTAAACCTATATATTTAAATCAGCAGAAAGAAACCTATGTTCAGACTTTTTTGGCATGTCAGGAAGATGGATTGCTACATACAACCTGTGGTAGTCCTAACTACGTCGCACCTGAGGTTCAAGCTAACAAGGGCTATGATGGTGCAGCATCAGATATATGGTCATGTGGAGTAATCTTGTATGTTATTCTTACTGGTTGTCTCCCTTTTGATGATACAAACCTCGCCGTTCTTTGCCGGAAGGTGCTGCCTTTTGTggtttttttctctgttttccatagtttaatttatgttttaaagaaACATAACTGAAAGATATTAGCCTTTTCAGATAGTCAAAGGTGACTCTCCAATACCTAGATGGTTATCACCTGGTGCTAAAACCATGATCAAGAGAATGCTCGATCCAAATCCAGTCACAAGGATGACAGTCGCAAGTATTATGGCTAATGACTAGTTCAAACACGACTACTCTCCTTCCAGTTGTGATACTGAAGATGAATCATCCTCAGCCGAAGAAGATGTAAGAATCTTTTTGAAACACCCGTCCCTCCCCATTTCCAATCGGGGTTCCAGGGCGCGGGGTTTAGGACACACATGTCTACTTTTCCGACATCTCCGTGTGTCCCGTTTCTGGTCCCATGAGTTTCAGGTGCATTTCCTTCCTTACCGTCGACATTTCCATTTATAGTTCTGCAAAAATGGGAGAgggaaaagaggggtgagtattaatactcagtgaagcgattctagaccagtctcccCCATGAGCTTTTATACTGCTCAATGCGAAACGAGAACCGACTAGTCGCTACACATATTTCTTAACCAACTATTAAAGTTCATTTCACAAAAACAAGCAGTGCAATGAACTCAGTCATCGCTCAATTCACACAATtcggtttattatttaagattCCATTCATCCTATAACtctaggacctacacagctcaagcggaccaaCCCTCCCCTTTCTTGCTGCGTTCCTGTGGAGCCGCCTGCCCTGGTACACTCGGCATCCGGTTCCCTTGGATGTAGTCTATACCCTTTGCAGTGTATTACGGccccttcccgccaagactcggcgtgactcaatcttaccggcgcctctattcttaacctgccgtttttgaacgctacggccgccgcgttttcccatactccccaccagtccctcggtggttcgtattCCTTTTCTATTCAtttcccatactccccaccagtccctcggtggttcgtattTCAATCAATCATCATTTCCTTTTTCCTTAACtcttagactctttcttactttccgttttagacgccacccgttctcggtgtcacacTCAATCCATTTAACATTCAGTCATGAATATCCTAACATTCATCTAACCAGACCGGTTAACAGTTCTCTTATTATCCTATGTTCATTTCTTTATAACCATCCTAGCTCTTAAACACAACCACAGATCTTCAACCAAtcaaacaatcaatcaatcatcaaCACACCAGTTTATTTAGAATCTTAAATCAGTACGAGAGTTCTAATGCAATATGGTCTAACAACCTAACAACAACCAGGATCTACTCAATCCTAGATCCACATTCAACAATATAGAAGAACATGAAAGAGATCTGGGTAGaacacctcaccttagcctagatcggGATCTGGATCTGAGATTAGGGGGTAAGAGAAAACGGGATCTGCGATCTATGACACCACgcggccaccaccaccactcgcggctgctcacggcgaggagagagagacgcggccgagagagagagaagggaacgcggagaggagagagagagagaagagagatgcGGTGAGGAGAGAGAAAAGAAGGAGAGGCAGCgcggggagagagagagagagatcttcgACGGCTAGGGCTTCCTGTCTCCGGGATTtttctgcagagcttcgctctaGAATTTCTGATGAGAGACAAGGGAGGTGGAGGCTTGTATTTATAGGGAAAGGCAAGGGAACCCTAGGGTTTTAATCCTAATGGGCTGCAGAACGGGCCTTCCCTTTTAAAACACAAAAACTTTTTGGGTTTGGGTTTTGGGgtgttacaattctccccctGTTAATCAGAATTCGCCCCGA
It encodes:
- the LOC103833027 gene encoding uncharacterized protein LOC103833027 codes for the protein MSSPAGVTVIWDYQYYWIPHGYDLWSLKTSIETALKRCNPDFFIEGKLIAVGTATGDKHEAITMLPDEIELSPMPDYHTRGPDRDLADQAATFLVMEITMKALANRANILVISGNYDVMGAIKEWRRDIFMMLALPESSSPSVYPIANVTWLWSSDDPERAAASMVNGGGPMIPPVQCTPPYYRMS